In Brevibacillus brevis NBRC 100599, a single genomic region encodes these proteins:
- a CDS encoding DUF3100 domain-containing protein, with the protein MAEARVNEYKLHFLVLILVALTEFIGTKKISIGIGVIALFPMLYALVLGGAISWPKFKFLSEKEMNVAANILGVSFLIFIAKLGANIGPELPKLLGSGVSLVVQEMGHIVGTIALGLPIALWLGLKREAIGATYSLDREPNLAIIVEKFGGNSAEARGALGVYICGTLFGAIYMSILASILGSSGLFHPISLAMGAAVGSGSMMAAATGSLAVIFPEAQKDIAFYSGAANLMMSIVGTYVCIFFSLPVTQKLYAWLEPIIGRKSASSAAEGGRKSA; encoded by the coding sequence ATGGCAGAGGCACGCGTCAATGAGTACAAGCTGCATTTTCTCGTACTTATTCTCGTCGCATTGACAGAATTTATCGGGACAAAAAAAATCAGTATTGGCATCGGGGTTATCGCTCTGTTTCCGATGCTTTACGCGCTCGTTTTAGGCGGGGCAATCAGTTGGCCTAAGTTTAAATTCTTGAGTGAAAAAGAAATGAACGTCGCAGCCAATATTTTGGGTGTTTCGTTTTTGATCTTTATTGCGAAGCTGGGAGCCAATATCGGTCCTGAGCTGCCTAAGCTGCTCGGCTCTGGTGTATCCTTGGTTGTACAAGAGATGGGACACATTGTAGGGACAATTGCACTTGGTCTGCCCATCGCATTGTGGCTGGGTCTGAAGCGTGAAGCAATTGGGGCGACTTATTCTCTTGACCGCGAACCAAACTTGGCGATCATTGTAGAAAAGTTTGGAGGAAACTCTGCCGAAGCTCGCGGCGCGCTGGGCGTCTATATTTGCGGAACCTTGTTTGGTGCCATTTATATGTCGATTCTTGCAAGTATTTTAGGAAGCAGCGGGTTGTTTCACCCGATTTCACTGGCGATGGGAGCCGCAGTTGGTTCTGGTAGTATGATGGCAGCAGCTACAGGCTCATTGGCTGTTATTTTCCCGGAAGCGCAAAAAGACATTGCCTTTTATTCCGGAGCGGCAAATTTGATGATGAGTATCGTCGGAACGTACGTATGTATCTTCTTCTCCTTGCCGGTTACACAAAAGCTGTACGCATGGCTTGAGCCTATCATTGGACGTAAAAGCGCTTCTTCTGCAGCAGAAGGGGGGAGAAAAAGCGCATGA
- a CDS encoding ABC transporter ATP-binding protein — MVIDVRKVTWQRDETTILRDIAWQVQDKEHWCLVGLNGSGKTSLLKIICGYVWPTKGEVSVLGNLYGTVDLREVRKSIGWVSTALMAQLHEHETALRVVLSGREATIGLYSVPEEADVEKASDLLDTFGCRALKNRPFAALSQGERQKVLIARALMASPRLLILDEPCTGLDLLSREQLLAMIEQIAKQPNGPTLIYVTHHIEEILPCFTHTLLLKAGEVDQAGKTDEVLTAERLTSFFGVPVHIQRSQGRSWVSLGEEATV, encoded by the coding sequence ATGGTCATTGATGTAAGAAAGGTTACCTGGCAAAGAGATGAAACAACCATTCTGCGAGACATTGCCTGGCAAGTACAAGACAAGGAGCATTGGTGTTTAGTCGGGTTAAATGGCTCTGGTAAAACCAGTCTGTTGAAAATCATTTGTGGTTATGTATGGCCGACAAAGGGGGAGGTCAGTGTATTAGGCAACCTTTATGGAACCGTCGACTTGCGCGAGGTGCGTAAATCAATCGGCTGGGTAAGCACAGCGTTGATGGCACAGCTTCATGAGCATGAAACTGCACTCCGTGTCGTCTTGAGTGGACGGGAGGCAACCATCGGCTTGTATTCCGTTCCTGAAGAGGCGGACGTAGAGAAAGCGTCGGATTTACTCGATACATTTGGATGCCGTGCACTGAAAAACAGACCTTTTGCGGCTTTATCGCAAGGGGAGAGACAAAAAGTACTGATTGCTCGCGCATTGATGGCTTCCCCTCGCTTACTCATCCTAGACGAGCCTTGCACTGGGCTGGACCTCCTATCAAGAGAACAGCTGTTGGCCATGATTGAACAAATCGCCAAGCAGCCTAACGGACCCACTCTCATTTATGTCACCCATCACATCGAAGAAATTTTGCCTTGCTTCACGCATACTTTGCTGCTAAAAGCGGGGGAAGTTGACCAGGCTGGAAAAACCGATGAGGTCCTAACGGCGGAACGTCTGACAAGCTTTTTCGGCGTACCTGTTCACATTCAACGTTCGCAAGGAAGATCTTGGGTCAGCTTAGGGGAAGAGGCGACCGTGTGA
- a CDS encoding MBL fold metallo-hydrolase: MNNVIAPITDSTWAIITYEEAWNSYVNSYVIKQGNAFVLIDSHQRKQRSFFQQALEEIGVKPDRMEYVYFTHRHADHIGNADMFPSRNNWIHLDDYYELDDFSQTLFGHTFTGSGGDLPSLRFRQLSFHTEGSVAFFDPQSKICFVGDHLCFENTELGQIVGGEVDCRAAYQEQLKQWVAREPERAAEFTGGLEILQDWPIEYLATGHGPILHGEIKEFLQELIAIARP; the protein is encoded by the coding sequence ATGAACAATGTGATTGCACCAATCACAGACTCCACCTGGGCGATCATCACCTATGAGGAAGCGTGGAATAGCTACGTGAACAGCTATGTGATCAAACAAGGGAATGCCTTTGTATTGATTGATTCTCACCAGCGCAAGCAACGCTCATTTTTTCAACAGGCGTTGGAAGAGATCGGGGTCAAGCCAGATCGAATGGAATATGTCTACTTCACTCATCGACATGCTGATCATATTGGAAATGCCGATATGTTCCCTTCTCGTAACAATTGGATTCACCTCGACGATTATTACGAACTGGATGATTTTTCACAGACGCTATTCGGCCATACGTTTACAGGTAGTGGGGGGGATCTGCCGTCCCTGCGTTTCCGACAGCTTTCTTTTCATACAGAAGGCTCCGTTGCCTTCTTTGATCCCCAGTCGAAAATATGCTTTGTTGGCGATCATTTATGCTTTGAAAACACAGAACTCGGCCAAATCGTTGGCGGAGAAGTGGACTGCCGGGCAGCTTATCAAGAACAATTGAAGCAATGGGTAGCACGTGAACCAGAGCGAGCGGCGGAGTTTACGGGGGGCTTGGAGATTTTGCAGGATTGGCCCATTGAGTATTTAGCTACTGGTCATGGCCCCATTCTTCATGGCGAAATCAAGGAGTTTTTGCAAGAGCTGATTGCGATTGCTCGTCCGTAA
- a CDS encoding SurA N-terminal domain-containing protein, with amino-acid sequence MKKFNVSILAASALVLGLAVAGCTPGKDSAFSADNPVAKIGNVTITQEQMYDKLKKDAGKRVMADIITLELYKQEGAARGITVTDQELDARVNPVKEKLGSPERFQQYLKDKQMTEQELREGVRAVMLRDKLFEKDNPITEEQIKEYYEKNKDKFEGTFEEARPKVIEKVKSRNKRNNMDKWIEELYKKHNVQIMDKDLESEKQVGEEEETTPSSK; translated from the coding sequence ATGAAAAAATTCAATGTATCTATACTTGCTGCCTCAGCACTTGTACTCGGTCTCGCTGTAGCGGGCTGTACACCTGGAAAAGATTCTGCATTCTCTGCGGATAACCCTGTTGCCAAAATCGGTAATGTGACAATTACGCAAGAGCAAATGTACGACAAATTGAAAAAAGATGCTGGTAAGCGTGTCATGGCTGATATCATCACCTTGGAGCTGTACAAACAGGAAGGCGCTGCACGAGGAATTACTGTAACCGATCAAGAACTCGATGCACGTGTGAACCCAGTCAAAGAAAAATTGGGATCACCTGAAAGATTCCAACAGTATTTGAAGGATAAGCAAATGACTGAGCAAGAGCTCCGTGAAGGCGTGCGCGCTGTTATGCTGCGGGACAAGCTGTTCGAGAAGGATAACCCGATTACCGAAGAGCAAATCAAAGAATACTATGAGAAAAACAAAGATAAGTTCGAGGGAACATTTGAAGAAGCTCGCCCGAAAGTAATCGAAAAAGTAAAATCCAGAAACAAACGAAATAATATGGATAAATGGATCGAAGAATTGTATAAAAAGCATAACGTCCAAATCATGGATAAAGATTTAGAAAGCGAAAAACAAGTGGGTGAAGAAGAAGAAACAACACCTTCCAGCAAGTAA
- a CDS encoding tetratricopeptide repeat protein produces MEYLSFNLTSTLAGIAAVLLVMFIRLHWPFRFQYMANLFKRRLNIRLRWLEASYRKNRSRAVAMLDKSTHEIMLGNYEMAEKYIVQGINVCKERPTLFNQAMIHYLFYNLAIVYYSSERYNESLEVAFRIYQRDQGMTDSLALIACSHARLGEVESAIEAYQLIASKRSAKDWKLFCLAEIEAAKGNYERALSYLKQLMDKSASLVHLNHSVLEKRLEEWKKASTQAS; encoded by the coding sequence GTGGAGTATTTGAGTTTTAATTTGACATCAACGCTGGCAGGGATTGCGGCTGTGCTGTTGGTTATGTTTATTCGCCTGCACTGGCCCTTCCGCTTTCAGTACATGGCCAATCTGTTCAAACGCCGTTTGAATATTCGATTGCGCTGGCTGGAGGCTTCCTATCGGAAGAACCGTTCCCGTGCTGTCGCTATGCTGGATAAATCAACCCATGAGATCATGCTTGGCAATTATGAAATGGCCGAAAAATATATCGTTCAAGGAATCAACGTCTGCAAGGAACGACCAACGTTATTCAATCAAGCGATGATTCACTACTTGTTTTACAACCTGGCGATCGTTTACTATTCCTCCGAACGATACAACGAATCATTGGAAGTGGCGTTTCGTATTTACCAGCGTGATCAGGGAATGACTGATTCCTTAGCACTTATTGCCTGCTCGCATGCCCGCTTGGGTGAAGTGGAGAGTGCGATAGAAGCTTACCAGCTGATCGCAAGCAAACGCTCGGCAAAGGACTGGAAGCTCTTTTGCTTGGCAGAGATTGAAGCTGCCAAAGGAAATTATGAGCGAGCCCTTTCCTATCTGAAACAATTGATGGACAAATCAGCTAGTCTTGTGCATCTGAATCACTCCGTACTGGAAAAACGCTTGGAAGAGTGGAAAAAAGCCTCTACACAAGCCAGCTAA
- a CDS encoding beta-propeller domain-containing protein codes for MKRTFTGLLASVMVVASIPFLFTTGTIAEPTVQAAATTEELPVVDSYAELKKLIQSSDLDSYHYGILETTAAMPVAAPSTANKVADTSGGAARGDFSTTNTQVQGVDEADIVKSDGTYLYQSTQNEVRIIKAYPATEMKVASRISYDNGKFVPQEMYVDDRRLIVIGQADENISYPPGIASKRGIPRFQSMQSVKTMIYDITDKKQPRLIRQLELEGQYMSSRKIGASLYVTANHYMDAYRIMQEKAEVPGPTYKDSAHHNQYQTIPYSEIRYFPDHFRPEYLIVTGVNLDDSKQKMSLNTYLGAGENIYASTKNLYVAVTQNNAQPVAVKQKGVTAPLIAPPLESDTTIYRFAMNKGDIRFTGKGSVPGRILNQFSMDENDGYFRIATTSGNMWRDDELTSKNNLYVLNNKLEVFGKLEGIAPGERIYSVRFMGDRAYMVTFKKVDPLFVLDLKKPSAPSVLGALKIPGYSDYLHPYDENHIIGFGKDAESDKDWAYYQGMKIALFDVSDVTKPKEKFKTVIGDRGTDSELLRNHKALLFSKEKNLLAFPVSVHERTAEQKAKNDMREYGHFTFQGAYVYQLDLQKGFQLRDQITHLSKEDVAKAGEGWYDSSSNIKRILTIGDTLYTVSDDYVKTQQLSASKKENILPLAK; via the coding sequence ATGAAAAGAACATTTACCGGGCTTCTCGCCTCCGTGATGGTGGTGGCCTCTATACCCTTCCTGTTCACGACAGGTACAATTGCGGAGCCAACCGTTCAAGCCGCAGCAACTACAGAAGAGTTGCCAGTAGTCGATTCCTATGCGGAGCTAAAAAAGCTCATCCAATCATCTGACTTGGATAGCTATCATTACGGCATCTTGGAAACGACTGCCGCTATGCCAGTAGCCGCACCTAGCACAGCCAACAAAGTAGCGGACACTTCCGGCGGCGCTGCTCGCGGTGATTTTTCCACAACGAACACACAAGTGCAAGGCGTCGATGAAGCAGATATCGTCAAATCAGACGGAACTTATCTTTATCAATCCACGCAAAATGAAGTGCGCATCATTAAAGCGTATCCAGCAACCGAGATGAAGGTCGCAAGCCGTATCAGCTATGACAATGGAAAATTCGTACCACAAGAAATGTACGTAGACGATCGCAGACTCATCGTTATCGGGCAAGCGGATGAGAACATCTCCTATCCTCCTGGTATCGCTTCCAAAAGAGGCATCCCCCGTTTCCAAAGCATGCAGTCCGTGAAAACCATGATCTACGATATTACGGACAAAAAACAACCGCGGCTCATTCGTCAACTGGAGCTGGAAGGCCAGTACATGTCGTCCCGCAAAATCGGCGCGAGCTTGTACGTGACAGCCAACCATTACATGGATGCGTATCGTATCATGCAAGAGAAAGCAGAAGTGCCAGGCCCAACATATAAAGACAGCGCCCATCATAACCAATACCAAACCATTCCCTACAGCGAGATTCGTTACTTCCCGGATCACTTTCGTCCAGAGTATTTGATCGTCACTGGCGTGAATCTGGATGATTCGAAACAAAAGATGTCACTGAATACGTACCTTGGTGCTGGTGAGAACATCTATGCATCCACCAAAAATCTGTATGTAGCCGTCACGCAGAACAATGCCCAGCCAGTAGCCGTTAAGCAAAAAGGAGTGACAGCTCCTTTGATTGCCCCTCCCCTTGAGTCAGATACAACCATTTATCGATTTGCCATGAATAAGGGTGACATTCGATTTACAGGAAAAGGGTCGGTGCCTGGACGCATTCTGAACCAGTTTTCCATGGATGAAAACGACGGTTATTTCCGAATCGCCACCACGAGCGGGAACATGTGGCGGGACGATGAGCTTACGTCCAAAAACAACTTGTATGTGCTGAACAATAAACTTGAGGTATTTGGGAAGCTGGAAGGCATCGCTCCAGGAGAACGTATATATTCGGTCCGTTTCATGGGAGATCGTGCCTACATGGTCACCTTCAAAAAAGTCGACCCGCTGTTCGTTCTCGATCTGAAGAAGCCTTCTGCACCAAGCGTACTAGGTGCCCTGAAAATTCCAGGTTACAGCGACTATTTACACCCGTATGATGAAAACCATATCATTGGTTTTGGCAAAGACGCAGAATCAGATAAAGACTGGGCGTACTACCAAGGGATGAAAATTGCCCTCTTTGATGTCAGTGATGTAACGAAACCGAAGGAAAAGTTCAAGACTGTGATCGGGGACAGAGGAACGGATTCCGAGCTGTTGCGCAATCACAAGGCGCTGCTGTTCTCCAAAGAAAAAAATCTGCTCGCCTTTCCTGTATCCGTCCACGAACGCACGGCTGAACAAAAAGCCAAAAACGATATGCGCGAGTATGGCCACTTTACTTTCCAAGGTGCCTACGTATATCAGCTTGATCTACAAAAAGGGTTTCAGCTGAGAGATCAGATCACCCATCTCTCGAAGGAAGATGTTGCGAAAGCAGGCGAAGGCTGGTACGACAGCTCCAGTAACATTAAGCGGATACTCACGATTGGCGACACACTCTATACCGTTTCAGACGATTACGTCAAAACGCAGCAGCTCTCTGCATCTAAAAAAGAGAATATCTTGCCATTGGCGAAATAG
- a CDS encoding fumarate hydratase — MENLKKSILELITDTSTNLPPDVRRAVNAAKVKEDLGTRAALSLSTIAQNVVMAEENVSPICQDTGMPTFEVKTPVGVNQLIIKQAIKEMIAEATKTGKLRSNSVDSLTGTNTGDNLGPGTPVIHFEQWEENEIEIKLILKGGGCENKNIQYSLPCELEGLGKVGRNLDGIRKCILHAVYQAQGQGCSAGFIGVGIGGDRTSGYALAKHQLFRKVDDVNPIADLAALEDYIMETANQLGIGTMGFGGNSTLLGCKISVENRLPASFFVSVAYNCWAFRRQGVRLNPETGEILHYLYKDEEVAMDLSPVAATDDAGEKRREVVLQAPISEEQIRSLRVGDVVIINGEMHTGRDALHSYLMDHDCPVDLNGGIIYHCGPVMLKDEAGEWHVKAAGPTTSIREEPYQGEIIKKFGIRAVIGKGGMGAKTLKALNEHGAVYLNAIGGAAQYYAECLEKVEGVDFMEFGIPEAMWHLRVKGFAAIVTMDSHGNSLHADVEKSSAEKLAQFAAPVFK; from the coding sequence ATGGAAAACTTGAAGAAAAGCATTCTGGAACTCATCACGGATACTTCTACGAATCTACCACCAGACGTGCGTCGTGCCGTCAATGCAGCTAAAGTGAAAGAGGATCTTGGTACACGTGCAGCGCTGTCTTTGTCTACAATTGCGCAAAACGTCGTCATGGCAGAAGAAAATGTTTCTCCGATCTGCCAAGATACGGGGATGCCTACATTCGAAGTGAAAACTCCGGTTGGAGTCAACCAGTTGATTATTAAACAAGCAATCAAAGAAATGATTGCAGAAGCAACCAAAACGGGTAAGCTGCGTTCCAACTCCGTAGATTCCTTGACAGGTACAAACACAGGGGACAATCTCGGACCAGGTACTCCTGTCATTCACTTTGAGCAATGGGAAGAGAATGAAATCGAAATCAAGCTGATTCTCAAAGGCGGCGGCTGTGAGAACAAAAACATCCAGTACTCCCTGCCTTGTGAGCTTGAAGGCCTGGGCAAAGTGGGCCGCAACCTGGATGGTATTCGCAAGTGCATTCTGCATGCGGTATATCAAGCGCAAGGACAAGGCTGTAGTGCCGGCTTCATCGGCGTAGGAATCGGTGGCGATCGCACCTCCGGCTATGCACTGGCGAAGCATCAATTGTTCCGCAAAGTGGACGATGTGAATCCAATTGCTGATCTGGCTGCTTTGGAAGACTACATCATGGAAACAGCGAACCAACTCGGAATCGGAACCATGGGCTTTGGTGGTAACTCGACTCTCTTGGGCTGTAAAATCAGCGTGGAAAACCGCCTGCCAGCGAGCTTTTTCGTATCCGTTGCGTACAACTGCTGGGCATTCCGCCGTCAAGGTGTTCGCCTGAATCCGGAGACTGGCGAAATCCTCCATTACCTCTATAAAGACGAAGAAGTGGCGATGGACTTGTCCCCTGTAGCAGCTACGGACGATGCGGGCGAGAAGCGCAGAGAGGTTGTTCTGCAAGCGCCAATCTCTGAAGAACAAATCCGCAGCCTGCGAGTGGGCGATGTGGTCATTATCAATGGTGAAATGCACACAGGACGCGACGCCCTGCATAGCTACCTGATGGATCATGACTGTCCAGTGGACTTGAACGGTGGCATCATCTACCACTGCGGTCCAGTCATGCTGAAGGACGAAGCAGGCGAGTGGCATGTAAAAGCGGCTGGCCCGACTACCTCCATTCGCGAGGAACCATACCAAGGCGAAATCATCAAGAAATTTGGAATCCGTGCCGTTATCGGAAAAGGTGGAATGGGTGCGAAAACCCTGAAAGCATTGAACGAGCATGGCGCTGTGTACTTAAATGCGATTGGTGGAGCGGCTCAGTATTATGCAGAATGCTTGGAAAAAGTAGAAGGTGTCGACTTCATGGAATTCGGTATTCCAGAAGCGATGTGGCATCTGCGCGTAAAAGGCTTCGCAGCAATCGTCACCATGGATTCCCATGGCAACAGCTTGCACGCGGATGTGGAAAAGTCTTCCGCGGAGAAATTGGCTCAGTTTGCTGCACCTGTATTTAAATAA
- a CDS encoding metal-dependent hydrolase family protein produces MKWLIADRVIIGDGEHVIKQGAVGIDERGKIVAVGTESELTDSISGGEVKRYSGCSILPGLIDLHVHIGYWWSKPDSAEYRNNDGLVALLATANLKEALSLGVTTIRDVAAPDGLCSTLKLAAKKGFIVSPRLFHVNQGIIMTGGHGWQLESALREANGPWDVRTAVREQVRAGADWIKLMTSHRTPTPEFTQEELDAAVDESHRLGRKCCVHASLQPAIQMAIDAGFDTIEHATFMTVEQAEQMKEKGLVWVPTMVTFFQIADYYKHIWNEQQQANQGSLSEEIIEQGAFFIESEKAYRENFVQLMNTGVKIATGTDIVLEGYPITPVAEEIKLMVELGMEPIRAIQAATQNAAEVLDQGSKIGTLAPGYFADLLVVKGDPLQEIEGLKQVEEVFLEGVSVYSKC; encoded by the coding sequence ATGAAATGGTTGATTGCTGATCGCGTCATTATCGGAGATGGAGAGCATGTAATCAAACAAGGCGCTGTCGGGATTGATGAGCGTGGAAAGATTGTAGCAGTGGGGACAGAATCGGAGCTTACGGATTCCATATCGGGAGGAGAGGTAAAGCGGTACAGCGGATGCTCCATTTTGCCAGGCTTGATCGATTTACATGTTCACATCGGGTATTGGTGGAGCAAACCAGACTCCGCTGAGTATCGCAACAACGACGGACTCGTGGCTTTACTGGCGACAGCGAATTTGAAAGAGGCACTTTCCTTGGGGGTTACGACGATCCGTGATGTGGCAGCACCGGATGGATTGTGCAGTACGCTGAAGCTGGCAGCCAAGAAGGGCTTCATTGTTTCCCCTCGTCTTTTTCATGTAAACCAAGGGATTATTATGACCGGGGGGCACGGCTGGCAATTAGAGAGTGCCCTGCGAGAAGCAAATGGTCCGTGGGACGTGCGGACAGCCGTACGTGAACAAGTAAGAGCAGGAGCAGACTGGATCAAGCTCATGACGAGCCATCGTACACCAACGCCGGAGTTCACACAAGAGGAGCTGGATGCGGCGGTTGATGAATCTCATCGCTTGGGACGAAAATGCTGTGTACATGCCTCGCTCCAACCGGCGATCCAGATGGCGATTGATGCGGGATTTGATACGATCGAGCATGCGACGTTTATGACCGTTGAACAAGCAGAGCAGATGAAAGAAAAAGGACTGGTATGGGTACCGACTATGGTTACCTTCTTCCAGATTGCTGATTATTACAAGCATATTTGGAATGAGCAGCAACAGGCGAATCAAGGCAGCTTGAGCGAAGAGATTATCGAGCAGGGAGCCTTTTTCATCGAATCGGAAAAGGCGTATCGCGAGAACTTCGTACAATTGATGAATACAGGCGTAAAAATCGCTACGGGTACGGATATCGTATTGGAAGGCTATCCAATTACGCCTGTGGCAGAGGAAATCAAGCTGATGGTGGAGCTGGGGATGGAGCCAATTCGGGCGATCCAGGCTGCTACTCAAAACGCAGCTGAGGTGCTGGACCAAGGAAGTAAGATTGGGACGTTAGCGCCAGGTTATTTTGCAGATTTGCTTGTGGTAAAAGGTGATCCATTACAAGAGATAGAGGGATTGAAGCAAGTAGAAGAAGTGTTTCTTGAGGGTGTTTCTGTCTATTCAAAGTGTTGA
- a CDS encoding LysM peptidoglycan-binding domain-containing protein, whose product MNYVVRSGDTLNSIAARFGVSVQELIRVNNVAYPYYIYVGQNLYIPITPTPAPGGDVERRLNRLENRVDALREDFRRLDNRVDRLENRVTRLERATTPTQPPRPRPTATPRPR is encoded by the coding sequence GTGAACTATGTAGTCCGTTCGGGAGATACGCTAAACAGCATTGCGGCTCGATTTGGTGTATCCGTTCAGGAATTGATCCGTGTGAATAATGTCGCCTATCCCTACTACATTTACGTTGGTCAAAATTTGTACATCCCAATTACGCCGACACCAGCTCCTGGTGGGGATGTCGAGCGTCGTCTGAATCGACTGGAGAATCGAGTAGATGCGCTGCGTGAAGACTTTCGCAGGCTGGATAATCGAGTAGATCGGTTGGAGAACCGTGTCACTCGTCTGGAGCGGGCCACTACGCCGACACAACCTCCGCGCCCGCGTCCGACCGCTACGCCTCGTCCACGCTAA
- a CDS encoding MDR family MFS transporter → MEMEKEKRRVGLVTCGVLMGLVLSALDQTIVSTAMPTITKELGGLSLYSWVFAIYMLTSTTSMPIYGKMADLFGARKMYLIGLFVFLLGSLLCGMANSMTGLIAARGVQGLGAGALMPVAFIIVGELYPPEKRGKFQGLFGAVFAMTSIFGPSLGGMIVEHLPWGWIFFINLPIGIVAFLIIALAFRDQRHYDKKSVIDWYGAISLSAAIILILLSLVMEGREYKIGLGGAGTLFLGLFIWIETKAKEPLLPLSLFRIPAIGYGNLAGFFVSAALFGAIAYVPLFVQGVRGASPSEAGFLLVPLMLSAAISSTIGGRWMAKASFRAILIPSLLIMATGFFLLSTMDGETTNAQLVIYMIVTGLGMGAIYPALGTAAHSAVKPEDRGVAMSTSQLFRSIGGTIGVSVFGSIVEWRMRAGLVFSEALHDVFITGLILIGISLIASVRLGNTRLLDKEPRHSHSTNSGVPKQ, encoded by the coding sequence ATGGAGATGGAAAAGGAAAAGCGTCGCGTAGGCTTAGTCACGTGTGGAGTGCTGATGGGATTAGTCTTGTCAGCGTTGGATCAGACGATTGTCTCAACAGCCATGCCGACAATTACGAAAGAGCTGGGAGGTCTATCTCTTTATAGCTGGGTGTTCGCGATTTATATGCTCACATCGACCACGAGCATGCCCATTTATGGGAAAATGGCGGACTTGTTTGGAGCGAGAAAAATGTATTTGATCGGGTTGTTTGTGTTTCTTTTAGGATCTCTCCTGTGCGGCATGGCGAATTCCATGACGGGTCTTATTGCAGCGAGAGGTGTTCAAGGCTTGGGAGCTGGGGCATTAATGCCGGTTGCATTCATCATTGTGGGTGAACTGTATCCACCCGAAAAGAGAGGCAAATTTCAAGGACTTTTCGGAGCTGTCTTTGCCATGACGAGTATATTCGGTCCCTCGTTGGGAGGAATGATCGTGGAGCATCTGCCATGGGGATGGATCTTCTTTATCAACCTTCCTATTGGTATTGTTGCCTTTTTGATCATTGCGCTAGCCTTTCGTGATCAGCGGCACTACGATAAGAAGTCAGTCATCGACTGGTACGGGGCGATTAGCTTGAGTGCAGCCATCATTCTCATCCTGCTGTCCCTTGTCATGGAGGGGAGGGAATACAAGATCGGATTAGGGGGAGCAGGTACCTTATTTCTCGGCTTGTTCATCTGGATTGAAACCAAAGCAAAGGAGCCCCTGCTTCCGCTCTCCCTATTTCGCATTCCGGCCATTGGATATGGCAATCTCGCAGGATTCTTTGTGAGTGCCGCTTTGTTCGGTGCAATCGCATATGTCCCTCTGTTCGTCCAAGGGGTACGCGGTGCGAGTCCCTCAGAGGCTGGATTCCTTTTAGTCCCACTCATGCTGTCCGCAGCGATTTCTTCGACGATTGGGGGAAGATGGATGGCAAAAGCTTCATTTCGGGCGATTCTGATTCCCAGCCTACTCATCATGGCGACAGGCTTCTTCCTTTTAAGCACCATGGATGGAGAGACAACGAACGCACAGCTCGTTATCTACATGATTGTCACAGGTCTAGGCATGGGGGCAATCTATCCGGCACTCGGTACAGCAGCACACAGCGCTGTCAAACCGGAAGATCGGGGTGTTGCCATGTCGACATCGCAATTATTTCGTTCCATTGGGGGGACGATTGGAGTGAGTGTGTTTGGGAGCATCGTAGAATGGCGGATGCGGGCAGGACTGGTGTTTAGTGAAGCTTTGCACGACGTCTTTATCACTGGTCTGATTCTGATTGGAATCAGTTTGATAGCCAGTGTCCGACTTGGCAATACTCGATTACTCGACAAAGAACCCCGCCATTCGCATTCAACAAATAGCGGGGTTCCCAAACAATAG
- a CDS encoding alpha/beta-type small acid-soluble spore protein — MSRRKRPLVPEARKGLDALKAQVAHVADPAQAKFEVAEEIHVPLQPGYNGQLTSHDAGRIGGRLGGSMVKEMVRMAMEGMNKKP; from the coding sequence ATGAGCAGACGCAAACGCCCTCTCGTTCCCGAGGCGAGAAAAGGGCTGGACGCCCTAAAAGCGCAGGTTGCACACGTTGCTGATCCTGCGCAGGCCAAATTCGAGGTCGCAGAAGAAATTCATGTCCCATTGCAGCCTGGCTACAATGGACAGTTAACCTCTCACGATGCCGGTCGAATCGGAGGACGCTTAGGCGGCAGTATGGTCAAAGAGATGGTTCGGATGGCAATGGAAGGTATGAATAAAAAACCGTAA